From a single Ascaphus truei isolate aAscTru1 chromosome 2, aAscTru1.hap1, whole genome shotgun sequence genomic region:
- the LOC142488412 gene encoding uncharacterized protein LOC142488412, translating into MQTAIADTQSDRKELLLETALQRSSTSRHSSRSTAEAARARAAYAQKEAVMKLERARLEEEEQTAAATATAATATTARKKAEVDVNLEALNQEKEVAAAIAQAEVLEAAARQDGGEQPYRRIASEDPAQRTEDYVRSLFSVNSSAPSQHGGSDSTDTKDLLGPRGEDAVPSMVHAAWDSHSRNSDPDTSAHTDAPQQARYPGTPIRENTAPHIDQQSARVHAKEEATARTLPATTSERDQHADASGLTDIAKYMIRRDLVQTGLISFDDRPENYRTWKFTFKDAINSLDFSAREELNLLFKFLGNESREHAKKLRAANANQPQVGLDLVWERLEESYGSPEAVEDLLFKRVDSFPKITTKDYSKLRELGDLLQELEFARKDHSLTGLNVLDSARGVRPILEKLPYNLQERWISQGSRYKREKQVAFSPFSFFLSFIREAARTRNNPSFILGAQTTHSASSLRTERPVARYGNTQTPISVHRTNVPPTTQTTPDQLVAGDEEPRDLNKECPIHKGCIRLTSASDLE; encoded by the coding sequence ATGCAGACCGCCATCGCAGACACCCAAAGCgatagaaaagagctcctcctggagaccgcgttGCAGCGCTCCAGCACGtcaaggcactcatcaaggtccaccgcagaggccgcacgtgccagggctgcatacgctcagaaagaggcagtcatgaaactagaaagggcccgcttagaagaggaggagcagacagccgctgccaccgccactgcagccactgccaccactgcacggaaaaaggcagaggtggacgtcaacctagaggccctaaatcaagagaaggaagtcgccgccgccatagcccaagctgaagtcctagaagcagccgcgagacaggacggcggggagcaaccgtacagacggatagcctcagaggatccagcccaacgcactgaagactacgtaaggagcctcttcagtgtaaacagcagcgcaccatctcaacacggagggagtgactccacagacaccaaagacttgctaggtccacgaggagaagacgctgttccttcaatggtacatgctgcctgggatagccacagccgcaacagtgatccagacaccagcgcgcacacggatgcaccacaacaggctcgctatccaggtacacccatacgggaaaacacagcccctcacattgaccagcagtcagcacgcgtccacgccaaagaagaggcgaccgcacggaccctcccagcaactacctcagaacgcgaccaacacgccgatgcgtcaggtctgacagacatagccaagtacatgatccggcgtgacctggtgcaaacaggactcatcagcttcgacgaccgccctgagaactaccggacgtggaagttcacgttcaaagacgctatcaacagcttggacttctcagcgagggaagagctcaacctgctattcaagttcctggggaacgaatccagggagcacgcgaaaaaacttcgggcggcaaacgcgaaccaaccccaagtgggtcttgacctagtatgggaaaggctagaagagagctacggtagccccgaagcagtcgaggatttgctcttcaaaagagtcgacagcttccccaagatcacaactaaagattactcgaagttacgagagctcggggacctgctgcaagagctggagtttgcaaggaaagaccattccttaacaggtctcaacgtcttggactcagctcgtggagtgagacccatcctggagaagctaccctacaacctccaagaaagatggatctcacaaggctccagatacaaaagggagaagcaagtcgccttctccccattctcattcttcttgagcttcatccgcgaagcggcaaggacaaggaacaatcccagtttcatcttaggtgcgcaaaccacacacagtgcaagcagcctgaggactgagagaccagtggcgagatatggtaacacccaaacacccatctcggtgcACAGGAcgaacgtgcctcccacgacccaaactactcccgatcagttggtcgccggagacgaggaaccaagggaccttaacaaagaatgccctatacacAAAGGCTGCATCCGCTTAACAAGTGCGTCGGATTTAGAATGA